The stretch of DNA TGCAATTGTTTATCCATGTTAATCACATGAAACATACAAGAACAATAGTATACAACACAGAGGCCTATCAAAGACAATGTGAAACTAAGTACAAAAAAAGTAGATTTTTTTAATAAATTCGAGTTTTAAAAGGAAGAAACTGGAAACATGGGTTTGGAAATAAATTTATATAGCAAGCAAAATTTTGTCCACGAAGAACAAGTGCCACATAACATCAATGTAAACTGCAAACCTAAAAGAAGTCTCAAAGCAGCAAAAGAAATAAACGCTGTCGAAAATTACCATCAAAGCCTTGATTATGCCTGTAAGAGGAGTGGTGATCAATGATGATAGACCCAAACGAGGCTTGAACGTCACTTTCTGTGTCCACAAGTTTAACCACATCAAATTCGAGCAAATGTGGTTTGAACTTTTCCAATAAACCCGTGGCTCTAGCTCGAATAATAGCGACAACATCCTTTCTTAGGACATAGAGAGACTCCAAATATGAATGGAATGGTCCAGAGACACCGGAATCAAGTGAGTATCTACGTAGCTCAACCCAACACGAAGAAAAAGAGTTGTGGTTGGTGGAATCAGTATATAACTTATATACGCCTAGACAAAAGAAATCGCTAGCACTCATGCCACAAGGGAAGCCATAAAAAAGATTATCGAAAACCTTACCCTCACCGTAAAAGGGGAGTGGTAGATGGGTATCGGTATCCCACTTGTCAAGGTAAGTATTGTAAGTGATGCAAAGAGTCCCTTGGGTATTAGGTCTAGTGAAATTGCCTAAACTTAGGTAAAGAGTATCAATAGATTCATCCGCGACATACGAAACAACATTATAGGCATTATCATCGAATGGAGGGGGAAACTCGGGGAAAGGTTGTGGTGTGCACCATTGCCAACAGTCAGAAACAGTGTCCAATACCTCATAAGGAGGTCGGGATTGCCAAATATGATCAGGGTTTGAGTCACCGAGGATATAGGAAAAGGCAAAGAGTTTAGAGCCCATTACGATGAGGGTGGGATGAGATTTAGGGACATGGAGTAGAGGACCGGGTGTGCGCTTACAACCCCCATGCCCAACTTGATGGAGATCATAAAAAAAGACATCTCGGCTTGGAAGACCGTGAGTTGCCCCACCCACCATAAATACGTAACGATTTTTCACGACCTGGGAAACCGAACAAGAAGTGTAGAGGGTAGATTCTACGTTTTTTGCGATGATATCACCTCCAAAAGAAGGAGATAAGCTGCTATATCGTACAAGATTATTATCATTTGTTACCGCTAAAACATTCATGTCCGCTGGCCTACAATAGAGACTAGAGATAATCAGATGTCTTGCAATaggcaaataataataaaaatatggaaaaattacaaataaccaccatgtatttgcgtatttttacaaattaccaccacgtatttacgtttttacaaataacccccaaacttCAATGTATATTCCtcaatcaccaccgtatttttGCCCCGAGCATCATTTTTCTAATTTTCCGTCTCGTTAAGTGATGACTTAGGTGAAATACCCAAATTACCCTCCAAAACTCATTACAATTTACCACCACAATAATTACCCCATAtaaccaaagttggctggtgtgagtggtaaggggtctcatctcttaaacaagtggtcaggggttcgattcctgactcttgcgaatgaaaaagccaaacttgggaggggtcaacccattaaattgccttcagtaccccgaaggagattgccccagctgtcggtaggggatactcctggtcaacaccaaaaaaaataatTACCCCATATACATTTTCATTTTCCCCAATTCAATAACCCTAAATCCCCCAATTCATATCATAAATCCCCATTTTCTTTCTGGGTCATCATCATTATCTCCTCACGTTGTTGATGTCGCACTCACTTCCAGTCTTTCACACTCCAAACCTTTTCTTTGAAGATTCTCCATGTCCTTTCTTTGAGTGAAGGAAACCTTCTCAACAAAGAAAACTACTTTTCTCAACGAAGGAACCATAACACTAACATGTCTTATTTCAAACTCATCAATTATCAATTATTATTCTAATTTTTCCTTAATTTATTCCCCCTTTTCAAAATTTTCTGATATTCTCCCTCTCAATTTCATTTAAAAATCTCACCTTTTATAATTAATTCAAACCTATTTCATAGTTTTGTATGTCCTACcttcaaattttattcaaaaatctcACCTTTATAACTAATTCAAACCCATTTCACAATTTATGTTTTGAAGAACAACCcatttattaaaaatgttcacaAATTCTTGGATCTAAGTATCCAAACCTCAATTTAACAAACTTTGGTGAAAGTTTGAAACTTTTAGAACAAAATAAAATGAGGGTATTGAGTGAATCATGGTGTTTTTGCAATGGTGGTGGAAAATCAGAAGGACTGAAAGTTTCAATATTTTCCAGCAAAAGTAGTGGAATGGCAAAGCTTTCATCTTCATAATTATCTTCAACATCGATATGGAGAGGATTGCATTCATTTGATGGATTGCGGATTGGTGGTTAAAGGaggaatttgggggtttagggtttttatTGGGAAAAAATGAAATGTATATGGGGTAATTAGTGTGGTTGTAATGAGTATTGAAGGGTAATTTGGGTATTTCACCTAAGTCATCACTTAACGAGACGAGAAATAAGAAAAACGATGTTCGGGGTAAAAATACGATGGTAATTGGGGAATATACGTTGAAatttgggggttatttgtaaaaacgaaaatacatggtggtaatttgtaaaaatatgCAAATACGtagtggttatttgtaatttttcctaaaaATATTCACAAGAGAGGGTGTCACAAGCCAGAATAGATGTTACTAAACCTTCACAAAGGCATCTTGCCAAATTAATTACTCCGTAATTATAAGATAACAATCAATCTATTACAACTCGTGAGATGATTACTAATTTATAACAATCAATCTAATATGGATTTGTAAATAAACATATGCAGTGATTATCAAACAACAATTAACTTACAAACAAGTAAGATACAACAATTAACTTACAAACAAGTAAGATAGGTAGAGAGTATAATCAAATCTAACATTAATTTATTGAATTAATTATTTCCAACATGAAATCAAAATAATTATTGAAGAAGGCGAAAAGGAAAAGATAAAAAGAGAACATAAAAACATACGGAGTACTATGGAGATGAACCATGGTGTGTACAGCAGAGAGAAGAGACAACAGATAGAAAAACTCAGACTCTTGTTCCTTGTGTTCGCTGTTCCCTTGTTTCTCTTTTTATAAGATTTCTTTACTTTGTTTCCTACTTGAAATCAAAAGAATTACCGTATTGAATTCAGCTATTTCcctttttaaaaataaataaatagaaaatcagcTATTCTTGGGACCGTTCTATAGCATACGGCGGGTCCAATTAGTAATATTAGCCCAATTATctaacaattagtcttgctgaagacgggtcggagcaagtgacggataatggcACTCACCGTCGCAGTGGACCTACCACCACATCAAGACCCATTACCACCATCAACACCTATTATTACGACCATACAGACTACCAGCAGGGGCGGGCCCATGTATACCAATGGTGTAGCAAATGCTAAACCATTCCCAGAAAAAATTAGAGTAAATTAATGTTTTGCTACACCATAATTAATACGAGTACTCCGTAATTGTATCCCTCCTTTGGTATACTAACTCTCTTCTAGTTATTGCTACACCAATTTCCCATAATGAATTAATGATTAACTCCTCACCCCGTAACAATGTCCTTCTAAATTTTCCATAACtacttgcattttttttttttaaatttccaAAACAGTATAATCTATATAAAAGTCTGATCTTTGCTATTAGCCCTTTGAGAATAACAATGAAGGGATTTTTTTATATTTAACGTAGAGTATGTGTTATTTTGTGGGTTTCTTTGTATGGCAAGGTGCAGGGGCGTCTAATATTTCGGGCGACTACGGGTGGCAGAACCGGACCTTCAGTTTTGGCCattgaatttataagttttacTGATAAAATTCAATACAAATCTAGACGTGTAGTACACTTATACATTCATAATATTTTGGGCCTCATTTTTTTATGGTGCACCGGACGTCCATTTACTTTAAGACGTCCCTCTTAAGAAGGGagaattttcaattttcaattgcCATTTGTTTTGGTATTTTCTGTTGAATTGTTAAAATGCATAATCATGTATTATTGTGCAGTTGCACATCAGCCTAAAAAATATGGAGCCCAATTtttctccatttcctaaaaagaaatggagaggcaagttTCTATCAATGGTTCGGATCGCATTTTGACAATATCTAACGGTgctaaatttacgcataaaaataaaggaaaatgagaaTGAAAGGGGATATTAATATTTAAagagattgtgagaggaaatggagagaaaaaaAATGGAGAGGATCAATTTCCAAAAATATGCACAGTAAATCTTTTGGAAATATGATGGCTAAAATTATCTTGAATTAAGCGATTAGgtgttgttccgggtgtaattccagagcagatatttgataccactcgtagctaatagaatgatgtccttgcttgaatcctccttgcggtctcctgaaacgatgaacaaactgagggctcggctttggccgagcgtactcactccgacgctcaagtcagtaaacttagagagaagttgttgtaacttggctaagagtgtattgtagagagataaggaagatattaccagatgaatagtggttattaggtcaatttttggatcctttcctcaatgaaggttgaggagtatttataggcatttaccttttgtcacgtagtggccaggtggccaagtggctatcggtgaaaaagaccgttgtaccctcggatGGACTGTGgcgggctcgccgagggtcttggatatgagtacgcgggatTGTGTCCCGGTGGCTAGTTGTCCGGCCGAGACCAGGTGACAgccgatgggctccatcggctagactgttcaagtcgttgactttgctgtggacacccttgaccttgctcaatatgttgacttggtcagcggtgcagaatatgccccatcaggtgTAAAAGCACCGTTTCAAGGTGCTTTTACACCTAATCGCTTAATTCAAGATAATATTCTTTTAGCACACGAGATTTTTAACTCGTTTAAACGTAAAAAAGGCAAAGGAGGTTGGATTGCAATcaaacttgatatggagaaagctagtaatttatctacctcggctttgatggcgtcatctttctcggctgaggagtttctcatcctttgcttgacagggcgagcggtggggagtacgtttagcttgtgaatgattacctcccggctcacacctggcatctcggccgctgagtaggcgaagacgtctttgttttccCTCAGCAGATCTAGGAGAGCGGCTCTGAACTTTGGTTCCAAGTCGACACCGATAGtcacggtgcggcctgggtcaatctctacctcctcggtctccgctccctctaccatgccgacggtggtatccGTGTGTTCGCCATCCTGtcgcaaggatgggctcttccccttttctgattttttcgccgctttgaaggattgcaggttgcaccctctggcggatactTGGATATTCACCACCTTATCGtcctcgttcttcgagacgagtttatgcgcttccccccggtccgagacatacatcaatgtcagagccggatggacatcaccgcgtcAGCCTCACTCAGGGTgtctcggcctatgaggacgttgtaggcggacgaaccgtcaatgaccacgaattcCGACATAACGTTCTTGGCTGCGCCTCGCTCTCCGAACATTACTGGTagcctgattgaccccaggggtaccatgcCGGCCCCAGAGAAACTGTACAACGGGCTGGTGCAGGgggtcaagtcttcaaccttcagaccgaggctaAGGAAGCATTCTCCGTACATAATATTTGTGTAAgcgcctgtgtcaattaggcaccttTTCACCaaatggttggctatgtccaggtggactatAAGTGGATCGCTGTGAGGAGCggcgactccttcgtagtccttcttcccgatggtcatatcggggatatcggaagcgggggttgctaagttgggcacaaagttgatggcctgatatagttcattcaggtgccgtttgtaccCACGAGCGGACTCGCCGTTCTCGTTGCCGCCGATGACGACACTGATTACTCCTTTCCGTTCTAAGACGGGTTTCTTATTTGATCCGTCGGTATCTGTTCTTCGGCCTCCGGCAATATATTTGcctaggctccccttccggatcagttcctcaatggcatttttcagatgtcggcaatcgtttgttaagtggccggtgtagccgtggtactcgcagtattggcttgtgtcaccgtcgcccctcggcctagggggcctttcccacttctgaccttcgcttttgctcgggcgaagactgcGGCGGATACAAccggggggtgtgatcatcgtcTCGCTTTCGGTAGTAAGGTGCCGAACTCCCCGCGCCCGCCGAGTTTCATTTCCCGGCGGACTTATCGGACCGTGTTCTATTGTCGCCACGGCGCCTTTCATCCGGCTGTCCTCCCGGCGCTCTTCTTCTCTCGAGGGCTCGGTCTCGCTGGGCCTACCCGATCTTGTGGTAGTCTTCTactttgatggcctggtcggtcatcttcctggcggcgtccaGGCCCAAAcccccgtgcttgatgagctcgtcttttaagtttccctttgggaggcccttcatcagcgcgaaagccgccagttcggggttgatttcccgaatctgctggaccttgccgtcgaaccttTTCATATAGcctcgtagagactcgccctcctcctgcttgatagttaggaggtccgacgtctccacgaccgtccttttgttgcaagagtattgggctaagaaggcgtcctttaggtcggcgaaacaagATATCTgaaccgtcgggaagccccttgtaccggttttgagccatcccatgcagtcgttgggaaaactcggcactgcACCTCATCAgtcgctcccataccgacatgtaagactcgaaagcctcggcgtggtcggttgggtcgttGTCTCCTTTATATGTGAACGCCGCAACAACTTCgacttggttggcacggcggtgtctagGACATAATCGCTGAGGGGCtgtttgaccacgtgtcggatgacacgcggcgaccgactcctcgcattcctagtccggcttctctcctcgtagcgggagggacttcttctccggctcgggcttcttctccgactctcctgAGTCGGGCTTCGCTGGCTCTCCCGGGGTGTTcctcgtcggtgttgcggcggcgatgtcctctcctgagtgcgagaaggacttacgtttacaacgaccactttgggctcctccggcgtcttcgtagggtctgcttctcccagtgctccgttcaagtttcttggagtcacgttttgggccctggtttCCTGGACGGCTTCCGCCGCCCGTGTCGGCGTGCCTATGTGAGTTGgtgtactcccaattaggtccaggagtgtcttcagttttgctacgtcaaccacctgtcccatgatggtgacctggttgacgGGCGGCGGCGCGTCCGGTattatcggcattccgaattccggttggactactccgccggtggagggttgcactactccagaatggtgaaatgtatcatcttggtgtagctcggtttcgtcggtcacgactacttgttgttttgacatcttcttagctttttggggtgggttttttgtgtttttgtttttgttgtttgggaatgaatgtgactagcttctagtgcctttcccacagacggcgccaattgttccgggtgtaattccagagcagatatttgataccactcgtagctaatagaatgatgtccttgcttgaatcctccttgcggtctcctgaaacgatgaacaaactgagggctcggctttggccgagcgtactcactccgacgctcaagtcagtaaacttagagagaagttgttgtaacttggctaagagtgtattgtagagagataaggaagatattaccagatgaatagtggttattaggtcaatttgtggatcctttcctcaatgatggttgaggagtatttataggcattcaccttttgtcacgtagtggccaggtggccaagtggctatc from Silene latifolia isolate original U9 population chromosome 10, ASM4854445v1, whole genome shotgun sequence encodes:
- the LOC141605089 gene encoding uncharacterized protein LOC141605089, with protein sequence MVHLHSTPPADMNVLAVTNDNNLVRYSSLSPSFGGDIIAKNVESTLYTSCSVSQVVKNRYVFMVGGATHGLPSRDVFFYDLHQVGHGGCKRTPGPLLHVPKSHPTLIVMGSKLFAFSYILGDSNPDHIWQSRPPYEVLDTVSDCWQWCTPQPFPEFPPPFDDNAYNVVSYVADESIDTLYLSLGNFTRPNTQGTLCITYNTYLDKWDTDTHLPLPFYGEGKVFDNLFYGFPCGMSASDFFCLGVYKLYTDSTNHNSFSSCWVELRRYSLDSGVSGPFHSYLESLYVLRKDVVAIIRARATGLLEKFKPHLLEFDVVKLVDTESDVQASFGSIIIDHHSSYRHNQGFDAIVGVCWGASEQQRL